DNA from Mesorhizobium sp. B2-1-1:
CGACCGATTTCCGCGACAGCCCCAAGGGCCTATTCGCGGTGCCGCCGAAATGCTACCTGCACCATCAGGCGTCGTTCATCCCGACCTTCTTCCCCGAAGGCACGAAAATCGGCCAGGACGCGGACTTCTTCTACTTCCCGCCTTATGCGTCCAAGCCCGAACTCGGCACCCCCGTGCTCGGCGCCGGAACGCTGGCGATGATCACCAAGGACTCGAAGGCCGCCCGCGCGTTCATCGAATTCCTTAAGATGCCGCTGGCCCATGAGATCTGGATGGCCGAAGGCGGTTTCGTGACGCCGTTCAAGGCGGTCAACAAGGATGCCTATGCCAGCGATGCGCTGCGCAAGCAGGGCGAGATCCTGGCCAATGCCTCGACTTTCCGTTTCGACGGGTCGGACTTGATGCCGGGCAAGATCGGCGCCGGCGCCTTCTGGACCGGCATGATCGACCTGGTCGGCGGCAAGTCGGCGCAGGACGTCGCCACCGACATCCAGAAGAGCTGGGACGCGATCAAATAAGAGCCGTACCCGCGGAAGCCTAGGCTTCCACCTCCCGAGCGTATCCGGGCCAACTGGCCCGGATACGACCGGCCCCATCGCAACATCCCAGCCCGGCCAACCGGGACGGGTCAGATCCAGTCGTGACAGCGTAGACATTCCGGCATGCGGCGGGCACGGAGCCACACGCTTCCCTGCCTGCCCGCGCTCAACAACGAGATCGGCGCGCGGCGCAATCGCAAGGATCGTTTCCATCCTGGCGGGTCGTGCAGGGAGAGGGACCCATGGCGGCTCAGATTTTCTCGGCCATATTCGTCATCATCATCGGCGTCGGCGGCTGCGTCGCCTATTTCTGGGGCGCCAACAAACTGCTCGACGTCACCTTTCCCTCGCGCGGCGTCTCGGGCGCCGCCGCCGTCGACAATCTGCGCCGGCAGGGGCTGATCCGGCCCTGGCTGTTCGTCGGCCCGGCGATGATCATCCTGACCATCTATCTCATCTATCCGGTGATCGAGACGCTGCGGCTGTCCTTCCTCGATCGCGGCGGCGCCAATTTCGTCGGCCTGGCCAATTATCAATGGGCTTTCGGCGACCGCGAGTTTCGCAATTCGATCCTCAACAATGTGCTCTGGCTGGCCGTAGTGCCCGCCGCCTGTACCTTCCTTGGCCTGATCATCGCCGTGCTTACCGACAAGATCTGGTGGGGCACGATAGCCAAGAGCCTGATCTTCCTGCCGCTGGCGATCTCCTTCGTCGGCGCCAGCGTCATCTGGAAATTCATCTATGAGTATCGCGGCGAAGGCCAGACGCAGATCGGCATCCTGAACGCCATCATCCAGCATTTCGGCGGCCAGCCGCAGGTCTGGATATCGCTGCCGTTCTGGAACAATTTCTTCCTGATGGTGATCCTGATCTGGATCCAGACCGGCTTTGCCATGGTCATCCTGTCTTCGGCGCTGCGCGGCATTCCGGAAGAGACGCTGGAAGCCGCCGTCATCGACGGTGCCAATCCGTTCCAGATCTTCTGGAAAATCATGGTGCCGCAGATCTGGGGCACCATCGCCGTGGTCTGGACCACAATCACCATCCTGGTGCTCAAGGTATTCGACATCGTCCTGACCATGACCAACGGCCAATGGAACAGCCAGGTGCTGGCCAATCTGATGTTCGACTGGATGTTCCGTGGCGGCGGTGATTTCGGCCGCGGCGCGACAATCGCCATCATCATCATGATCGCGGTCATTCCGATCATGGTCTGGAACATACGCCAGGCCAACAAAGAGACGGGAGGACATTGAGATGACCGTCGCGACCGGAAACTCCTTCGCCAGCCGCTTCGGCGTTCACATCGCCGTCCTGGTCTTCGTTGCGATCTGGACCATGCCGACGCTCGGCATCCTGGTATCGTCGCTGCGCGACAAGGACCAGATCATCGCCTCGGGCTGGTGGAACTCGTTCGCCAGTTCGACCCAGACCGAAGCTGGACGCCTGCCGCCCGCCTCGGCGCAGGTCGAGAAGGACGGCAAGTTCGTCCTCCAGGGCAACATTTTCGGCGATGGCGCCAAGCGCGAGATCAGCGCCTTCGGCGTCAAGTCGGCGGCACCGACGCAATATCCGACCGGCACATCGGCCGATCTCGGCGACGGCGTTACCTTGCAGCTCAATGCCGACGGCAGCTTCGTCATGACCTCGCCCAAGGCGTTCGAGGGCGACCGCGGCCAGCGCGTCTACTATGCCTCCTCGGCGCCGCCGAAATTCACCACCGACAATTACAGGACCGTGCTGTTTTCGGAAGGCATCGGCCGCTCCTTCATGAACTCGCTGACCGTCACTATCCCGGCGACCGTCATCCCGATCCTGATCGCCGCTTTTGCGGCTTACGCTCTGGCCTGGATGCGCTTTCCCGGGCGCGCGCTTCTGATCGCGGTCATCATCGGCCTGCTGGTGGTGCCGCTGCAGATGTCGCTGATCCCGCTGTTGAAGCTCTATAACGGCGTCGGCGCCTTCTTCGGCGTGCCCTCCAAGACCTATCTCGGCATCTGGCTGGCGCATACCGGCTTCGGACTGCCCTTCGCCATCTACCTCTTGCGGAGCTACATTGCCGGCCTGCCGCGCGAGATCATGGAATCGGCGCGCATCGACGGCGCCAGCGATTTCGAGATATTCGTCAAGATCGTGCTGCCGCTGTCATTTCCCGTGCTGGCGTCCTTCGCCATCTTCCAGTTCCTGTGGGTATGGAACGATCTCCTGGTGGCGATGGTTTTCCTTGGCACGGAGGCGGATCAGATCGTGCTGACCGCCAAGCTCAATGCCTTGCTCGGCTCGCGTGGCGGCGACTGGGAGATCCTGACGACGTCGGCTTTCGTGACCATCATCGTGCCG
Protein-coding regions in this window:
- a CDS encoding carbohydrate ABC transporter permease, which produces MTVATGNSFASRFGVHIAVLVFVAIWTMPTLGILVSSLRDKDQIIASGWWNSFASSTQTEAGRLPPASAQVEKDGKFVLQGNIFGDGAKREISAFGVKSAAPTQYPTGTSADLGDGVTLQLNADGSFVMTSPKAFEGDRGQRVYYASSAPPKFTTDNYRTVLFSEGIGRSFMNSLTVTIPATVIPILIAAFAAYALAWMRFPGRALLIAVIIGLLVVPLQMSLIPLLKLYNGVGAFFGVPSKTYLGIWLAHTGFGLPFAIYLLRSYIAGLPREIMESARIDGASDFEIFVKIVLPLSFPVLASFAIFQFLWVWNDLLVAMVFLGTEADQIVLTAKLNALLGSRGGDWEILTTSAFVTIIVPLIVFFSLQRYFVRGLLAGSVKGG
- a CDS encoding carbohydrate ABC transporter permease, which gives rise to MAAQIFSAIFVIIIGVGGCVAYFWGANKLLDVTFPSRGVSGAAAVDNLRRQGLIRPWLFVGPAMIILTIYLIYPVIETLRLSFLDRGGANFVGLANYQWAFGDREFRNSILNNVLWLAVVPAACTFLGLIIAVLTDKIWWGTIAKSLIFLPLAISFVGASVIWKFIYEYRGEGQTQIGILNAIIQHFGGQPQVWISLPFWNNFFLMVILIWIQTGFAMVILSSALRGIPEETLEAAVIDGANPFQIFWKIMVPQIWGTIAVVWTTITILVLKVFDIVLTMTNGQWNSQVLANLMFDWMFRGGGDFGRGATIAIIIMIAVIPIMVWNIRQANKETGGH